From the Verrucomicrobiota bacterium genome, one window contains:
- a CDS encoding thiazole synthase yields MFLSVQPMVIAGREFRSRLILGTGKFSSPQAMRDALDASGAEMVTVALRRADLSGTGDPFADILEHIDPKRYLLLPNTSGAMDAREAVRLAKLAAAAGLPRWIKLEIHPDPRYLLPDPIETLKATEILVGEGFTVLPYINADPVLAKRLQEAGAATVMPLGSPIGSNRGLLTRDQIRIIIEQSTVPVVVDAGLGAPSHAAEAMELGADAVLVNTAIAVAGDPSAMARAFAAAVQAGRVAYESGLGPASGVASATSPLTGFLEAGLA; encoded by the coding sequence ATGTTCTTGTCTGTTCAACCCATGGTGATCGCGGGGCGGGAATTCCGGTCCCGGTTGATCCTGGGGACCGGTAAGTTTTCGTCTCCCCAGGCGATGCGCGACGCGTTGGACGCGAGCGGGGCGGAAATGGTCACAGTCGCCCTGCGCCGCGCCGACTTGTCGGGCACGGGCGATCCGTTTGCCGATATTCTGGAGCACATCGATCCCAAGCGGTATTTGCTCTTGCCGAACACGAGCGGGGCGATGGATGCGCGGGAGGCGGTGCGGTTGGCCAAGTTGGCGGCGGCGGCGGGGCTGCCCCGCTGGATCAAACTGGAGATTCATCCTGACCCGCGGTACCTGCTTCCGGACCCGATCGAGACGTTGAAGGCGACTGAGATTCTCGTGGGCGAGGGGTTCACCGTGCTGCCTTATATCAACGCTGATCCGGTGCTGGCGAAGCGGTTGCAAGAGGCTGGAGCGGCCACGGTGATGCCGTTGGGGTCGCCCATCGGTTCGAATCGGGGGCTGCTCACGCGGGACCAGATTCGCATCATCATCGAACAGTCGACGGTGCCGGTGGTTGTGGACGCGGGGTTGGGCGCGCCGAGCCATGCGGCCGAGGCGATGGAGCTTGGAGCCGACGCGGTCCTGGTGAACACGGCGATCGCGGTGGCCGGGGATCCGTCCGCCATGGCCCGCGCCTTCGCCGCGGCGGTGCAGGCGGGGCGGGTGGCCTATGAATCCGGACTGGGTCCGGCGAGCGGTGTTGCCTCGGCGACGAGTCCCCTCACGGGGTTTCTGGAGGCGGGGCTGGCGTGA